From Candidatus Woesearchaeota archaeon, the proteins below share one genomic window:
- the asrB gene encoding anaerobic sulfite reductase subunit AsrB, whose protein sequence is KKMNNPYFPQKQKILGIKNETADISTYKINFRSDHLPGQFVEVYVPKIGECPISLCSYSKDHIELAVRNVGNVTNAIHKLKKGDIIYVRGPYGHGYPMNILKKKNLTVIGGGTGAAPLRGVIEFIIKNRKQYKNVDVFLGFRSPDDILFKYDLEKWKKHMNVYLTVDRAESSWKGNAGLVTALLEKMPPKKGSIAITCGPPIMIKFVIELLEKQGFKDSQIFVSFERLMHCGIGKCGHCMIEGNYACRDGPVFRHDFVKNLED, encoded by the coding sequence GAAAAAAATGAACAACCCCTACTTTCCTCAAAAACAGAAAATATTAGGCATTAAAAATGAAACAGCAGACATAAGCACTTATAAAATAAACTTCAGATCAGATCATCTTCCTGGCCAGTTTGTCGAGGTTTATGTTCCAAAGATAGGCGAATGCCCCATATCACTCTGCTCTTATTCAAAAGACCATATTGAGCTCGCTGTAAGGAATGTCGGCAATGTAACTAATGCGATCCACAAGCTGAAAAAAGGAGACATTATTTACGTCAGAGGACCATATGGCCACGGCTATCCGATGAACATTCTGAAAAAAAAGAATCTTACAGTCATAGGCGGCGGAACAGGAGCAGCGCCATTAAGAGGCGTAATTGAGTTTATAATAAAAAATAGAAAGCAATACAAAAATGTCGATGTTTTCCTCGGCTTCAGAAGCCCTGATGACATATTGTTCAAATATGACCTTGAAAAATGGAAAAAGCACATGAATGTTTATCTTACAGTTGACAGGGCGGAAAGCAGCTGGAAAGGCAATGCCGGCCTTGTAACGGCATTGCTTGAAAAAATGCCGCCAAAGAAAGGCTCGATTGCAATTACATGCGGCCCGCCAATAATGATAAAATTCGTGATTGAGCTGTTAGAAAAGCAAGGCTTCAAAGACAGCCAGATTTTTGTTTCATTTGAAAGGCTGATGCACTGCGGAATCGGGAAATGCGGGCATTGCATGATAGAAGGCAATTACGCCTGCAGAGACGGGCCTGTTTTCAGGCATGATTTTGTGAAGAATTTGGAGGATTGA
- a CDS encoding 4Fe-4S dicluster domain-containing protein — MLYEIKKEDFKDYLEFLTDKFDLIAPVQQEIVRAKVVQANDLVVFKAPLYPAKKFFLPKREELFLFENNKIKPDSDEIKTTVLFLNKCDANAVLRFDKLFLQDPVDINYKARRDNSVIVEIPCGKVCENSFCESMGLKDYYDLKIFDNNASYVIDIKTQKGKKLLNKKFFKKTNKKIKKAKINSPKTLKLGKIKTDNQGIWEENGKKCLSCSACTIVCPTCTCFELRDELDLNCQNGVRQRLWSSCQQ, encoded by the coding sequence ATGTTGTACGAGATAAAAAAAGAGGATTTTAAGGATTATTTGGAGTTTCTCACAGATAAATTTGATCTCATTGCCCCTGTGCAGCAGGAGATCGTAAGGGCCAAGGTTGTTCAAGCTAATGACCTTGTTGTTTTTAAAGCCCCATTATACCCTGCAAAAAAATTCTTCCTGCCGAAAAGGGAAGAGCTTTTCCTGTTCGAAAATAATAAAATAAAGCCGGACAGCGATGAAATCAAAACAACAGTCCTTTTCCTGAACAAATGCGATGCAAACGCTGTTCTAAGGTTTGACAAATTGTTTCTGCAGGATCCGGTTGACATAAATTACAAAGCCCGCCGAGATAATTCAGTAATAGTCGAGATTCCGTGCGGCAAAGTATGCGAAAACAGCTTCTGCGAATCCATGGGCTTAAAGGATTATTATGATTTAAAGATTTTTGATAATAATGCTTCTTATGTTATTGACATCAAAACTCAAAAGGGTAAAAAATTGCTTAATAAAAAATTCTTTAAAAAAACAAATAAGAAAATTAAAAAAGCAAAAATCAATTCTCCAAAAACTCTGAAATTAGGCAAAATAAAAACAGATAATCAGGGAATATGGGAAGAGAATGGAAAGAAATGCTTGAGCTGCTCTGCATGCACGATAGTCTGCCCTACATGCACCTGCTTTGAGCTTCGCGATGAGCTTGACCTGAACTGCCAGAACGGGGTAAGGCAGAGGCTATGGAGCAGCTGCCAGCAGC
- a CDS encoding citramalate synthase: MIIYDTTLRDGTQNKDVNLTVRDKLEFAKILDDFKVDYIELGWPGSNPKDMEAFLEASKLKLNHSRISAFCSTRKKELKAEQDLNLKAVLDSKAAAAAVFGKTWILHIEKQLKTSKDENLDAISDSINFLNDNGIEVFFDAEHFFDGFKDDKEYALECLKKAIDAGASCIVLCDTNGGCLPDEILGIVNEVRAAFPDAQLGIHCHNDSGCAVANTLIAAGKVGHIQGTINGVGERCGNADLCQILPNIALKKNIQINADLSKLREVSDKFNILANIRPQPNQPFVGKNAFSHKGGIHVDALSKGASYEHIDPEAVGNSRDIVLSDLSGSASIVEVLKQFGIQADKKDPRIKEMLDDVKLLEKKGYDIGDLEAEKYLLANKHFLKKNPLFAVTGWKIISENISGELYSECVMAGNVNGAETEVIAPVKEQGPVDAAYDAFKKLLASFRQLDGIKLINYKVMIAEDKGAESSVRVYIEFKNNGNEWATIGVNENILSASLEAIEKGFRYYLLRFC, from the coding sequence ATGATAATATATGACACAACGCTTCGCGACGGAACCCAGAACAAGGATGTGAATCTGACAGTCAGGGATAAATTGGAGTTCGCAAAGATCCTTGACGATTTTAAAGTTGATTACATTGAACTGGGCTGGCCCGGGTCCAATCCAAAGGACATGGAGGCATTCCTGGAAGCTTCAAAATTAAAGCTAAATCATTCCAGAATATCTGCTTTCTGCAGCACAAGGAAAAAAGAGCTTAAAGCAGAGCAAGACCTTAATCTCAAGGCAGTTCTTGATTCGAAAGCAGCAGCTGCCGCAGTATTCGGCAAGACATGGATTTTGCACATTGAGAAGCAGCTTAAAACATCAAAAGATGAAAATCTTGATGCAATAAGCGATTCAATAAACTTTCTCAATGACAACGGCATAGAAGTTTTTTTTGATGCAGAGCACTTCTTTGACGGCTTTAAAGACGATAAAGAATATGCATTAGAGTGCCTTAAAAAGGCAATTGATGCAGGAGCTTCCTGCATTGTTCTGTGCGATACGAATGGAGGCTGTTTGCCTGATGAAATCCTCGGAATAGTCAATGAAGTCAGAGCTGCATTTCCAGATGCGCAGCTCGGCATCCACTGCCACAATGATTCCGGCTGCGCAGTTGCAAACACATTGATCGCTGCAGGTAAAGTTGGCCATATTCAGGGAACCATTAACGGCGTCGGGGAGCGCTGCGGCAATGCCGATCTGTGCCAGATTCTTCCTAATATTGCATTGAAGAAAAACATACAGATAAACGCTGATCTCTCAAAGCTAAGAGAGGTTTCAGATAAGTTTAATATTTTAGCGAATATCAGGCCGCAGCCTAATCAGCCTTTTGTAGGAAAAAACGCATTCTCACATAAAGGGGGCATCCATGTTGATGCGCTTAGCAAAGGCGCTTCTTACGAGCATATTGATCCGGAAGCAGTAGGCAATTCCCGCGATATTGTTTTGTCAGACCTTTCAGGCTCTGCCAGCATCGTTGAAGTTCTGAAGCAGTTTGGAATTCAAGCAGACAAAAAAGACCCAAGAATAAAAGAAATGCTTGATGATGTCAAGCTTCTGGAAAAGAAAGGCTATGACATAGGCGATCTGGAAGCTGAGAAATATTTGCTGGCAAATAAGCATTTTCTTAAAAAAAATCCTTTATTCGCAGTAACTGGCTGGAAGATCATTTCTGAAAATATAAGTGGCGAGCTTTACTCCGAGTGCGTTATGGCCGGCAATGTAAACGGAGCTGAAACTGAAGTAATTGCTCCTGTAAAAGAGCAGGGTCCTGTTGATGCAGCATACGATGCTTTCAAAAAGCTTTTGGCGTCTTTCAGGCAGCTTGATGGCATAAAGCTTATCAACTATAAAGTTATGATCGCAGAGGACAAGGGCGCAGAATCTTCAGTAAGGGTCTACATAGAATTCAAAAATAACGGGAATGAGTGGGCAACGATCGGCGTTAATGAGAACATACTGAGCGCTTCGCTTGAGGCTATTGAAAAGGGCTTTCGTTATTATTTATTGAGATTTTGCTGA
- a CDS encoding Mov34/MPN/PAD-1 family protein gives MTLKTFLINQLKKFFGFDKYEFDKIIVEKEVVEKIIDLAKQAYPKEFVVLLEGEFKNKELIINDVLFNTYQASNNATSMTLDLPITSKIIGTAHSHPGYSSRPSGADLTFFNKCGIAHIIIAYPFNADTIRMYNVYGNAVGFSASI, from the coding sequence ATGACACTTAAAACTTTTTTAATAAACCAACTCAAGAAATTCTTCGGCTTTGATAAATACGAATTCGATAAAATCATTGTAGAAAAAGAAGTTGTTGAAAAAATAATCGATCTTGCAAAGCAGGCTTACCCAAAGGAATTTGTTGTTTTATTGGAAGGGGAATTCAAAAACAAAGAATTGATCATAAATGATGTTTTATTTAACACTTACCAGGCATCGAACAATGCAACATCCATGACGCTTGATCTCCCTATAACCTCAAAAATAATAGGGACAGCGCATTCCCATCCTGGCTACAGCAGTAGGCCATCAGGGGCAGACTTGACATTTTTCAACAAATGCGGAATAGCGCATATTATCATAGCATATCCGTTTAATGCAGATACGATCAGGATGTATAATGTTTATGGAAATGCTGTTGGATTTAGCGCAAGTATCTAA
- a CDS encoding cysteine desulfurase gives MAINVRKIREDFLILDRKRNNRPIIYFDNACMSLKPRQVIEAMNRYYNEFPACGGRSLHSLGKRVTEEVRKARITIQKFINARKEKEIIFTKNTTESINLVANAFSLEEGDEVLTTDKEHNSNLLPWQRLKETKGIIHQIADFNDPEDLKNKITNKTKLISMVHSSNLDGTSINAKEIIKIAHDNKVAVMLDCAQSIPHKEVDVRKLDADFIAFSGHKMLGPTGTGCLYGKQELLEKLSPFIVGGDTVKDTTYSTAEFEELPERLEAGLQNYAGIIGFAEAANYLMRTGKGDIEQHELKLNRKITEELLKINGFDLIGPKDAEQRGGIISFNIKGMDPHNIAMILDQSANIMIRSGAHCVHSWFNAHQMKGSARASLYLYSTEEEANVFIEEMKKIVKFLK, from the coding sequence ATGGCAATTAATGTCCGAAAAATAAGAGAAGATTTCCTGATTCTAGATAGAAAGAGGAATAACAGGCCAATAATATATTTTGACAATGCATGCATGTCATTGAAGCCAAGGCAAGTAATTGAGGCAATGAACCGCTATTATAATGAATTCCCGGCATGCGGCGGAAGAAGCCTTCATTCTTTGGGCAAAAGAGTAACGGAAGAAGTCAGAAAAGCAAGAATAACAATCCAAAAATTCATAAATGCAAGAAAAGAAAAGGAAATAATCTTCACAAAAAACACAACAGAAAGCATCAATCTGGTTGCGAATGCATTTTCTCTTGAAGAAGGCGATGAAGTGCTCACAACAGACAAAGAGCATAATTCAAACTTGCTTCCATGGCAGAGATTAAAGGAGACAAAAGGCATTATTCATCAGATTGCTGATTTCAATGATCCGGAAGATTTAAAAAATAAAATAACAAATAAAACAAAGCTAATCTCGATGGTGCACAGTTCTAATCTGGATGGAACTTCAATAAATGCAAAAGAAATAATAAAAATTGCGCATGACAATAAAGTTGCTGTAATGCTTGACTGCGCGCAGTCCATTCCTCATAAAGAAGTTGATGTCAGGAAGCTTGATGCTGATTTTATTGCATTTTCAGGCCATAAGATGCTTGGCCCAACAGGAACTGGCTGCCTTTATGGAAAGCAGGAATTGCTTGAAAAATTATCGCCTTTCATTGTAGGCGGCGACACTGTGAAAGATACAACTTATTCAACAGCAGAATTTGAAGAGCTGCCTGAAAGGCTTGAAGCCGGGCTGCAGAATTATGCCGGAATTATCGGCTTTGCAGAAGCAGCAAATTATCTGATGAGAACCGGAAAAGGGGATATTGAGCAGCATGAATTGAAGCTGAACAGGAAAATAACAGAGGAATTGTTGAAAATAAATGGCTTCGATCTTATTGGCCCGAAAGATGCAGAGCAGAGAGGCGGAATAATAAGCTTCAATATAAAAGGAATGGATCCGCATAATATTGCAATGATCCTTGACCAGTCCGCCAACATAATGATCAGAAGCGGAGCTCACTGCGTTCATTCATGGTTCAATGCGCACCAAATGAAAGGAAGCGCAAGGGCATCTTTGTACCTGTACAGCACAGAAGAAGAAGCGAATGTCTTTATTGAAGAGATGAAGAAGATTGTGAAGTTTTTGAAATGA
- the mdh gene encoding malate dehydrogenase, whose translation MAKITIIGAGNVGATAAHLLALKNLADIVLVDIVEGVPQGKALDILESGPIEGFDHEIIGTNNYEDTKGSDIIVITAGIARKLGMTREDLLKTNVSIVKGVVESAVKYSQNAILIVVTNPLDAMVYLAAKISNFSKNKVIGMAGVLDTTRFKTFIAEELNIDAKKIEAFVLGSHGDDMVPLISKTTTAGKPITELLPAEKIGKLVERTRNGGIEIVNLLKTGSAYYAPASSIVEMIDAILNDRKKLLPCAAYCDKEYGVGGYFIGVPAVLGKDGVEKVIEFDLDEDEKKQFERTVQHVKELCAEVDELEEI comes from the coding sequence ATGGCAAAAATAACAATCATTGGAGCAGGAAATGTCGGCGCAACAGCAGCGCATCTGCTTGCCTTGAAGAATCTGGCAGATATTGTGTTAGTTGATATTGTCGAAGGCGTGCCGCAGGGAAAAGCCCTTGACATATTGGAATCCGGGCCTATTGAAGGCTTTGATCATGAGATTATTGGAACAAACAACTATGAGGATACAAAGGGCTCTGACATTATAGTTATAACAGCAGGCATTGCCAGAAAGCTTGGAATGACGAGGGAGGATCTGCTCAAAACAAATGTGTCTATTGTAAAAGGCGTTGTAGAGAGCGCGGTTAAATATTCGCAGAATGCCATATTAATTGTTGTAACAAATCCTTTAGATGCAATGGTTTATCTGGCTGCAAAAATAAGCAATTTTTCAAAAAACAAGGTGATTGGCATGGCAGGTGTTCTTGACACAACAAGATTTAAAACATTTATTGCTGAAGAGCTGAATATTGACGCAAAAAAGATTGAAGCATTTGTTCTTGGCAGCCATGGCGATGACATGGTGCCATTGATAAGCAAAACAACAACAGCTGGAAAGCCGATTACAGAGCTGTTGCCGGCTGAGAAGATCGGTAAGCTGGTTGAAAGGACAAGGAATGGCGGCATTGAAATTGTTAATCTGCTAAAAACAGGCTCTGCGTATTATGCTCCTGCTTCTTCAATTGTAGAAATGATCGATGCCATACTGAATGACAGGAAAAAACTGCTGCCCTGTGCTGCCTATTGCGATAAAGAATATGGCGTTGGAGGGTATTTTATTGGAGTCCCTGCAGTATTAGGCAAAGACGGAGTTGAGAAAGTGATTGAGTTTGATCTGGATGAAGATGAGAAAAAGCAGTTTGAAAGAACTGTTCAGCACGTGAAAGAATTGTGTGCAGAGGTTGATGAGCTGGAAGAGATTTGA
- a CDS encoding lactate utilization protein, with amino-acid sequence MTDFNKLASLETINEAIKALKARGITAELVETKEKALERLKNLIPEKSEIMTGGSTTLEQMGFVDLLKSKKHPWKNLKDEILAEKNEAKQTELRKNSISSQFFIGSVHAVVKTGEVLVASASGSQIPAYAFSSDNIIWVVGAQKIVSSLEEGFKRVREHCFPLEDKRMKSIGYGGSAIGKILLFEREIMPNRKITLIFVNEKLGF; translated from the coding sequence ATGACAGACTTCAACAAGTTAGCATCACTTGAAACAATCAATGAAGCAATCAAAGCTTTAAAAGCCAGAGGCATAACTGCTGAGCTTGTAGAAACAAAAGAAAAGGCATTGGAAAGGCTAAAAAATCTGATCCCTGAAAAATCAGAGATCATGACAGGCGGCTCTACAACATTGGAGCAGATGGGATTTGTTGACTTGCTTAAATCCAAAAAGCATCCCTGGAAAAATTTAAAAGACGAAATCCTTGCTGAGAAAAATGAGGCAAAACAAACAGAGCTTAGAAAAAATAGCATAAGCTCCCAATTCTTTATAGGCAGCGTCCATGCAGTTGTTAAAACAGGCGAAGTTCTGGTTGCAAGCGCCTCCGGAAGCCAGATTCCTGCATATGCATTTTCCTCAGATAACATTATATGGGTTGTCGGAGCGCAGAAGATTGTTTCGAGCTTGGAAGAGGGGTTTAAGCGAGTCAGAGAGCATTGTTTTCCTTTGGAAGACAAGAGGATGAAAAGCATAGGCTATGGGGGCAGCGCAATTGGAAAGATCTTGCTGTTTGAAAGGGAGATAATGCCGAATCGCAAAATAACTTTGATCTTTGTGAATGAAAAGCTCGGGTTTTAA
- a CDS encoding thioredoxin domain-containing protein, with translation MKLKKKYLSYSFFILIILVVLFFYLKNVNKPYYPEIYTPRPVLGNESARITITEFSDLQCPACKAAHPTINKIMDEFKNDVKLEYAHFPLPMHQYAFKAAEASECANDQGKFWEFVDKVHANLDDPTPRNLKNYAKELKLDMKNFSNCLDSGAKAPYVARDMRKAEDMGVDATPTFFINGEKLSNWRYEIFRQKIMEGIAKIQ, from the coding sequence ATGAAGCTAAAGAAAAAATATCTGAGTTATAGTTTTTTTATTCTTATCATTCTGGTAGTTTTGTTTTTTTATTTAAAAAATGTTAATAAGCCTTATTACCCCGAAATTTACACGCCAAGGCCTGTTTTAGGCAATGAAAGCGCTCGCATAACAATAACAGAGTTTTCTGATCTCCAATGCCCTGCATGCAAGGCAGCCCATCCAACTATCAACAAAATAATGGATGAATTCAAAAATGATGTAAAGCTGGAATACGCGCATTTTCCGCTGCCAATGCACCAATATGCGTTTAAAGCAGCAGAAGCATCAGAATGCGCGAATGACCAGGGAAAATTTTGGGAATTTGTTGACAAAGTGCATGCAAACTTGGATGATCCGACGCCAAGAAATCTGAAAAACTATGCAAAAGAACTAAAATTAGACATGAAAAACTTCAGCAACTGCCTTGATTCAGGGGCAAAAGCGCCTTATGTTGCAAGGGACATGAGGAAAGCTGAAGATATGGGTGTTGATGCAACTCCTACATTTTTCATTAACGGAGAAAAGCTGAGCAACTGGAGATATGAAATTTTCAGGCAGAAGATAATGGAAGGAATAGCTAAGATTCAGTAA
- a CDS encoding heavy metal translocating P-type ATPase → MKTTIKITGMHCASCANTIEKSLKKAKGIINAGVNFASEKAAVEFDKNKINQDEIEKTIEKTGYGIIKEEKKESATNEKGISEIKLKIIGMDNPHCVGAVSDALSTIKGVVSKDLLVNQKAIVRFNTALANIGEIKKAIKNAGYEPIEETASADKEKEARQREIRRLQIEVFFGFLLSIPIFVLSFPEWFRIIVPYTNYVLFALTTPVQLILARRFYAGMWIALKNKSANMDTLIAVGTSAAYIYSALVTFIPDVFKSGVYYDTAAIIITFILLGKLLEAVMKGKTSEAIKKLMGLQAKTARVIRSGKELEVSIDDVVTGDIVLIKPGEKIPVDGIVIEGHSAVDESMISGESIPVEKKIGDNVIGATINKNGALKFKATKVGKDTVLSQIIKLVEEAQGSKAPIQRLADKVSSYFVPTVIGIAVLSFALWMLFGQSFVFSLSIFIAVLIIACPCALGLATPTAIMVGSGKGAENGILIKSGEALETAHKLTAIVFDKTGTLTKGKPEVTKIVSVSNITDREIIRFAGIAEKNSEHPLAEAIIRKCDELKIKLTGASSFIAVPGKGVKAKYKNEEIIIGNRKMMENFPLRIIEPKIAELENLGNTVMLVALRNRVIGMVAVADTLKEYSKEAVEQLHKMKKEVIMITGDNKRTAGAIAGQVGIDKVLAEVLPEDKEKEVRKLQDKGEIVAFVGDGINDAPALAQADIGIAIGAGTDVALETGNIVLIKNDLRDVVTAIDLSAYTIRKIRQNLFWAFFYNTAGIPIAAGILYPFTGFLLNPIIAAAAMAFSSVSVVGNSLLMRLYEAKIK, encoded by the coding sequence ATGAAAACAACAATAAAAATAACGGGCATGCACTGCGCAAGCTGCGCAAACACAATAGAGAAATCGCTGAAAAAAGCAAAGGGCATAATCAATGCCGGCGTGAATTTTGCATCTGAAAAGGCAGCTGTTGAATTTGATAAAAATAAAATAAATCAGGATGAGATAGAAAAAACTATAGAAAAAACAGGCTATGGGATAATAAAAGAAGAGAAAAAAGAAAGCGCAACAAATGAGAAAGGCATTTCCGAGATAAAATTAAAAATCATCGGCATGGACAACCCGCATTGTGTCGGCGCAGTAAGCGATGCGTTAAGCACAATCAAAGGCGTTGTTTCAAAAGACTTGCTTGTTAATCAGAAAGCGATAGTCAGATTTAATACAGCTCTTGCAAATATTGGTGAGATCAAGAAAGCAATAAAGAATGCAGGCTACGAGCCGATCGAAGAAACAGCATCAGCTGACAAGGAGAAGGAGGCAAGGCAAAGAGAAATAAGAAGGCTGCAAATCGAGGTTTTTTTCGGGTTTTTGCTGAGCATTCCTATTTTTGTGCTGTCATTTCCAGAATGGTTCAGGATAATTGTGCCTTACACAAATTATGTCCTGTTCGCGTTGACAACGCCTGTGCAATTGATTCTAGCAAGAAGGTTTTATGCAGGAATGTGGATAGCATTAAAAAATAAATCCGCAAATATGGACACTTTAATTGCAGTGGGCACAAGCGCAGCCTATATTTACAGCGCTCTTGTAACTTTTATTCCTGATGTTTTCAAAAGCGGAGTTTATTATGATACAGCAGCCATCATCATCACATTCATTTTGCTGGGCAAACTGCTGGAAGCAGTAATGAAAGGCAAGACATCAGAGGCGATAAAGAAGCTGATGGGCCTGCAGGCAAAAACAGCAAGAGTCATAAGGTCCGGGAAAGAACTTGAAGTAAGCATTGATGATGTTGTCACCGGGGATATCGTGCTGATAAAGCCAGGTGAGAAAATCCCGGTTGACGGCATTGTAATTGAAGGGCATTCAGCAGTTGACGAGTCAATGATCTCGGGCGAAAGCATTCCTGTTGAAAAGAAAATCGGCGACAATGTGATCGGAGCTACAATCAACAAGAACGGCGCTCTGAAATTCAAGGCAACCAAAGTAGGAAAAGACACTGTGTTGTCGCAGATAATAAAGCTTGTTGAGGAAGCGCAGGGCAGCAAAGCGCCGATACAAAGGCTGGCTGATAAAGTAAGCAGCTATTTCGTTCCAACAGTTATCGGGATTGCAGTCCTGTCATTTGCCCTTTGGATGCTGTTTGGCCAAAGTTTTGTGTTTTCATTGAGCATTTTCATTGCAGTTTTGATAATAGCCTGCCCATGCGCGCTTGGACTGGCAACGCCAACTGCCATAATGGTTGGCTCCGGGAAAGGTGCAGAAAACGGCATACTGATAAAATCAGGAGAAGCACTGGAGACAGCGCATAAACTGACAGCAATTGTCTTTGACAAAACAGGAACCCTGACAAAAGGAAAGCCAGAAGTTACAAAGATTGTTTCTGTTTCAAATATTACAGACAGGGAGATCATAAGATTTGCAGGGATTGCAGAGAAAAACTCAGAGCATCCTCTTGCAGAAGCAATCATAAGAAAATGCGATGAATTAAAAATAAAACTTACCGGTGCCTCATCTTTTATTGCAGTTCCTGGAAAAGGCGTTAAAGCAAAGTACAAAAATGAAGAAATCATAATCGGCAACAGAAAAATGATGGAGAATTTCCCGTTAAGGATTATAGAGCCGAAAATTGCCGAGCTTGAGAATCTTGGCAATACTGTGATGCTCGTTGCGCTGAGGAACAGGGTAATTGGCATGGTCGCAGTTGCGGATACATTAAAAGAATATTCTAAAGAAGCAGTTGAGCAGCTTCATAAGATGAAGAAGGAAGTCATTATGATAACTGGCGACAATAAAAGAACAGCAGGCGCAATCGCAGGGCAGGTCGGAATTGACAAAGTGCTTGCAGAAGTGCTGCCTGAAGACAAGGAAAAGGAAGTCAGGAAGCTGCAGGATAAAGGCGAAATTGTTGCATTTGTCGGCGATGGCATAAATGATGCTCCTGCTCTTGCGCAGGCAGATATAGGAATTGCAATCGGAGCCGGAACAGATGTTGCACTTGAAACAGGGAATATTGTTTTGATCAAAAATGATCTGAGAGATGTTGTTACCGCAATTGACCTGAGCGCTTATACAATAAGGAAGATAAGGCAGAACCTGTTCTGGGCATTTTTTTACAATACAGCCGGGATTCCGATTGCAGCAGGAATCTTATACCCATTTACTGGCTTTTTATTGAATCCGATCATAGCAGCTGCGGCAATGGCATTCAGCAGCGTCAGCGTTGTCGGGAATTCACTTTTGATGAGGCTTTATGAGGCAAAGATAAAATGA
- a CDS encoding CDGSH iron-sulfur domain-containing protein — MSRKVIKAANVPLEIKPQKESAWICMCGLSKNQPFCDGSHKLCNGEEEGKLYEYDDAGHRKEIKK; from the coding sequence ATGAGTAGAAAAGTAATAAAGGCGGCGAATGTACCGCTTGAAATTAAACCGCAGAAGGAGTCTGCATGGATCTGCATGTGCGGCTTGTCGAAAAACCAGCCTTTCTGCGATGGTTCGCATAAATTATGCAATGGTGAAGAAGAAGGCAAGCTTTATGAATATGATGATGCTGGCCATCGTAAGGAAATAAAGAAATAA
- a CDS encoding DUF2933 domain-containing protein — MLVCCLAVLILLIAAAYFFGIGKNYLYWLILLLCPLMHFFIMKDMHKGKCH; from the coding sequence ATGCTGGTATGCTGCTTGGCGGTCTTAATTTTATTAATCGCAGCTGCATATTTTTTTGGGATTGGCAAAAATTACCTATATTGGCTTATTTTGTTGTTGTGCCCGCTGATGCATTTCTTCATTATGAAAGATATGCATAAAGGCAAATGCCATTAA
- a CDS encoding dual specificity protein phosphatase family protein produces MPENIHPEKPIFEYSEITKLIYIGTNQCCSSHFKKSLIKKGVRADISLEEMRLDQPFGVGYYLWLPTKDHKAPAFKQLLIGANFIKKLVDNEVKVYVHCEHGHARAPTLVAAYFILEGKTAIEAIKLIKRKRPIIHPNRSQIQSLINFEEMVQNGKARN; encoded by the coding sequence ATGCCTGAAAATATCCATCCAGAAAAACCGATTTTTGAATATTCCGAAATCACAAAGCTTATTTACATTGGCACAAACCAGTGCTGCAGCTCTCATTTTAAGAAATCCTTGATAAAAAAGGGCGTTAGAGCTGACATAAGCTTGGAAGAAATGAGGCTAGACCAGCCATTTGGCGTAGGCTATTATTTGTGGCTGCCTACAAAAGACCACAAAGCGCCGGCATTTAAACAGCTTTTGATTGGGGCAAATTTTATTAAGAAGCTGGTCGATAATGAAGTCAAGGTATATGTTCATTGTGAGCATGGTCACGCAAGGGCTCCAACACTTGTAGCAGCATATTTCATTTTAGAAGGCAAAACTGCAATCGAGGCGATAAAGCTAATCAAGAGGAAAAGGCCAATCATACATCCAAACAGGTCCCAAATCCAATCACTGATAAACTTCGAGGAAATGGTGCAAAATGGTAAAGCAAGAAATTAA
- a CDS encoding winged helix-turn-helix transcriptional regulator produces MIKKAYKTFFGTLDNERRLEIINTLRKAPKCVSEICKLLDFNQTTVSHNLERLEKCGFVFMAKKGKHRIYALNKKTIKPLMNLIDKHMHEFCEKIVAGER; encoded by the coding sequence ATGATTAAAAAGGCATATAAAACATTCTTCGGGACGCTGGACAATGAAAGAAGGCTAGAGATAATAAACACATTGAGAAAAGCGCCTAAATGCGTTTCCGAGATCTGCAAGCTGCTTGATTTCAACCAAACAACTGTTTCACACAATCTTGAAAGGCTTGAAAAGTGCGGATTTGTTTTTATGGCAAAAAAAGGCAAGCACAGGATATACGCGCTAAACAAAAAAACAATAAAGCCCCTGATGAACCTTATAGACAAGCACATGCACGAGTTTTGCGAGAAAATAGTTGCGGGTGAAAGATGA